The Euphorbia lathyris chromosome 3, ddEupLath1.1, whole genome shotgun sequence genome contains a region encoding:
- the LOC136224322 gene encoding protein MIZU-KUSSEI 1, translating into MADSPQSPSPPTPLQPSSASASEDRQSTSTSTPTSPAGESPVGESPPRPVISLHQPTQKKPSSKSAKIFRRFRAVFRSFPIITPTCKIPVSLHPGRIDGHIHGGTRMTGTLFGHRKSRINLAIQENPSSLPILLLELTIPTGKLLQDMGMGLVRIALECEKKPNEKMKIIDEPIWTMYCNGRKSGYGVKREPTDEDLIVMQILHVISMGAGVIPDDGGEQPDGELTYMRAHFERVSGSKDSETYYMMNPDGNNGPELTIFFVRI; encoded by the coding sequence ATGGCCGATTCTCCACAATCACCGTCACCACCAACACCTCTACAGCCTTCCTCCGCCTCCGCCTCCGAGGATCGACAATCAACGTCGACATCCACGCCGACATCTCCCGCCGGAGAATCTCCTGTCGGCGAATCTCCTCCTCGCCCTGTGATTTCTCTTCACCAACCAACACAAAAGAAACCTTCATCCAAATCGGCGAAAATCTTCCGCCGTTTTCGAGCAGTTTTCCGGTCGTTCCCAATCATTACACCGACTTGCAAAATTCCTGTCTCACTCCACCCCGGTCGCATAGACGGACATATTCACGGCGGAACTCGGATGACCGGGACCCTGTTTGGTCACCGGAAATCGAGAATTAATCTAGCGATTCAGGAAAATCCGAGCTCTCTTccgattttattgcttgaattgacGATTCCGACGGGGAAATTGCTTCAAGATATGGGAATGGGACTGGTTAGGATCGCATTGGAATGCGAGAAGAAGCCGAATGAGAAAATGAAGATTATTGATGAACCGATTTGGACGATGTATTGTAATGGCAGGAAATCGGGATACGGAGTGAAGAGAGAGCCGACGGATGAAGATTTGATTGTAATGCAGATCTTACATGTGATTTCTATGGGTGCCGGAGTTATTCCGGACGACGGAGGAGAGCAACCGGACGGTGAATTGACGTATATGAGAGCACATTTCGAGCGTGTGAGTGGATCGAAAGATTCAGAAACGTATTATATGATGAATCCAGATGGGAATAATGGACCTGAACTCACCATCTTCTTCGTCAGGATTTGA